Genomic segment of Tolypothrix sp. NIES-4075:
CTTACCAGCAGTAGCTAGATACCTTATTCCGCAGGTATAAAGTAGCCCTAGTGGATGTTTGTACAGTGATTCTGAACTTGTAAACTGGTCAAGGTCTGTTTGCTTTAGTGTCATT
This window contains:
- a CDS encoding DUF6876 family protein, whose protein sequence is MTLKQTDLDQFTSSESLYKHPLGLLYTCGIRYLATAGK